TGACGCCGCGAGCCTTCGCGAGAAGGTAGACCTGAAGGCCGTCGGCGAGCGCCTCGACGAGCTCGGCAACATGCGCAGTCTTGAGGCTCTGTGCGAGAAAGCGTGGCTGCTGAAGGTCGCCGGCCAGCTCGACGATGCCCTCGATGCCGCGAACGCCGCCGTGCGACTCGCGAGGTTCACGGGCAACCGCCGCGACCTCATGAGACCGCGGATGCTGCGCGCGCAGGTTCTGCAGTTTCGCGCTGAGTTCGAGCCCGCCCTTCATGAGCTGAACTCCCTCATCGAAGAGGCGCACACGCACGAGTGGATGCTGTACGAGGCGTTCGCTCTGCAGCACAGGGGCAAGGTGTACTTCGATCAGAAGGAGTACGAGCTCGCACTCGAGGACTTCCGCACCGCGGTTCAGCTGCGGAGGGACGCCGGGGCGTCTGAGGAGCAGATCGAGTCATCGCTCATTGCGATTCGGGCTGCGGAGTCGCACCTTTCGCTGTAGCCGGAGCGTTGCGCGGCGCGATCGAGCGCGCAATGTCGGTGACGTGCCATACCGTTAAGCCATGGCAGATCTTGGTCGAGTCAGAGTATGGGCTGACGCGCTCATCTCTCTGCATCTCGACGCGTCGTGGAGCTTCGCGTTCGACAATGCGAAGAAGCGTGCCGGGCTGTGCAATTTCACCGCGAAGCGCATCTCGGTCTCGCGATATCTCGCGTCGCGGTACGACGACGACGAGATCCATCAAGTGCTTCTGCACGAGGTCGCGCACGCGCTTGCCGGTCCGAAAGCCGGGCACGGCCCCTCGTGGAAGCGCATCGCCAGAGACATCGGGTACGTCGGGCAGCGACTGCACCGCGGTCAGATCGCGGATGAGCTCGCACCGTGGGTCGGCGAATGTCCGCGCGGCCACCGCCTGTATCGCTACCGGGCTCCCACCAGGCGCGCCTCGTGCGGCGAGTGCTCTCGCCGGTTCGACCCGGCATTCGAGATCGTCTGGACGAAGCGTGTCATTTCGCCCGATGCGCGGCGCAAGGCGGCCCTCAGCGCCTCGTGACGCGGTCAGTCTCGCCGGAACGCGAGCGGGTCGGCGAGCAGCGGGGCGAACGCGAGCTCGGCGGCGCCGATCATGACGCGCCGCGATCGAAGCCGGGCGCGCGCGAGCACGACGGATCGCGAGTGCGCCGACATGGAGCGGAGCGTGAGCTCACCGCCCAGACGCTCGTCTGACACCGTCAGCAGCGCACCGAGATAGCCGCCGAGAACGACGACCTCGGGGTCGAAGATGTTCACGAGGTTCGAGAGCGCGATGGAGAGAAACCCGAGTTGGCGCCGCACCTCTTCGAGCACGGCCTGGTCCCGGGTCACTCCCAGTTCGATGTCGAGCTCGTGCTCGTCTGCGCGCGTCAGCCCGAGCAGCCGCAGCAGGCTCTCGAGATTGACCTCGGTCTCAAGGCATCCCGTGCGGCCGCAGTGGCAGCGTGTGCCGTTGCTGTTGACCATGACGTGCCCGAGCTCGCCGGCGAACCCGGACGTTCCGCGCAGCGGCTGACCGTCGATGATCACTCCGCCGCCGATGCCCGACGCACTGCCGTCGACGAAGACGAGATCTTTGGCCCCCTTCGCCGCGCCGAACAGGTTCTCGGCGATCGCACCGACCGTCGCGTCGTTGGCGATGAAGACGGGAAGCTGAAACGCCTGCGCCATGGGGGTCGCAAGGTCGACGTCTTTCCAGCGCAGCTGAGGGGCGTTGACGATCCGCCCGCTCGCCGCGCTCACGAGCCCTGGCACGGCCACGCCGACGCCGACAAGGTCGTACGACTGCTCGATCTCGCCCCGCATGCCTTCGACGATGGAATGCGCCGCACGCACAGCCTCGGCGGGGCTGGGAATGCGTGAGCTGTCGAAGCGCACGCTTCTGATGATCTCTCCGCCGAGGCCGATGAGCCCGATCGCGACGCTGTTGTGCTCGGGGTTGACGGTGATCGCCGAGAGGCGCGGCTCTGGGTGCACGCGAAGACTCGGCCGGCCGATCTGGCCGACAACGGTCTCGGGCTCACCCTCATAGGCGAGTCCCGCCTCCACGAGCTCGGCGACCAGCACAGCGATCGTCGAGCGGTTGAGACCTGTTTGCCGTGTGAGCTCTGCCCGACTGCACCCGCCGTTGCGGTGCAGAATCTGCATGAGCATCGACAGGTTGAACCGGCGAAGCTGATCGTTGCTGGTTCGGGAACCAGAAGAGGGAGCAGCGCGATCCGGCACGACGGCCTCGCGATGGGTCATCGCGCTGCTCCCCTCTGATCCACTTTTTGCGTTCAAGCCCCTTCGAGACTATCCGGCGCTGCCGCGCTTCTTGTTGAAGATATCGAAGGCGACCGCAAGCAGAAGCACAAGTCCCTTGATGGCCATCTGCCACGCAGCATCCACCGAGAGAATCGACAGTCCCATGTTGAGCACGCCCATGACGAGCGCACCGATCACGGCACCGACGACCGTTCCGACGCCGCCTGTGACGGCCGCACCGCCGATGAACACGGCAGCGATGGCGTCGAGCTCGTAGTTCGTACCGGCCGAGGCGACCGCTCCGCCGGCTCGCGCCGTCGAGACGACTCCGGCGAGACCGGCGAGAAGACCCATGTTCGTGAGGATGAAGAAGTCGATCCACTTGGTCTTCACACCACTCATCATCGCCGCGAAGCGGTTGCCGCCAATCGCGTACACGTGGCGCCCGAACACCGTGTTGCGCAGCAGGAAGGTGTACGCCAAGATCAGCACCGCGAGAATGATGAGAATGTACGGCGTGCCCGCGTAATCGCTCAGCAGCCACGCGAGAGCGAGAATCGCCACCGACGCGATCCCCAGCTTGATCCAGAACGAGACGAGAGGCTCGCGAACCAGGTCGAGGCGGCGCTGCGCAGCGCGAGCACGCGCCTGCTGCAGCACCAGAAGGGCGACGGCGACGACGCCGAAGACGAGAGTGAGAACGTCACGCCCGCCGAGTTCGCCGAGCCAGCCCGGGAACCAGCCCGCGCCGATCGCGACGAAGCCCTCGGGAAGACCACTGATCGTTCCGCCGGTCAGCAGCACGAGCGTGAGACCGCGGAACAAGAGCATTCCCGCGAGCGTCACGATGAACGCCGGAATCCCCACGAACGCGACCCAGAATCCTTGCCACGCGCCGACGAGCGCTCCGACGGCGATGGCGACGATCGCGGCGAGCCACCACGGCAGGCCCCACTGCTGAATCGCGATCGCCGAGATGGCTCCGACCATGGCGACTACCGAGCCGACAGACAGATCGATGTGCCCGCCGATGATCACGATGACCATGCCGACGGCGAGAATCAGCACGTAGGCGTTCTGCTGAATGAGGTTGTTGATGTTGCCGGGGAACAGCAGCCGGCCGTCGGTCAGAACCTGGAACAGCACGATGATGATCGCCAGTGCGGCGAGAATCCCGTACTGCCTCAGGTTGACCGAGATCGTCGGCCGCTTGCGCGGCTTCTTCTCCGGCGCCGGCGTCTTGGGCGCCGTCATTGTCGAGGTGCTCATGCCCTCAGTCCTTTCCCGCTGTCATGTACTCCATGAGCACTTCCTGCGTTGCATCGGCGCGAGCAACCTCGCCCGTGAGCCGTCCTTCGGATATTGCGTAGATTCGGTCGGCCAGCCCCAGCAGCTCGGGCAGCTCCGATGAGATGACGACGACGGCCTTTCCCTGCGCCGCCAGCTCATTGATGATTCCGTAGATCTCGTACTTCGCACCCACGTCGATGCCGCGCGTGGGCTCGTCGAGAAACAGCACGTCGGGCCCCGTGAAGATCCACTTGGAGAGCACGACCTTCTGCTGGTTTCCACCCGAGAGCTTTCCCGTGATCGCCGAGACCGACGGCGCCTTGATGTTCATCTTCTCTCGGTACGAATCCGCGACCTTGTGCTCGCGATTGCGGTCAACGACGCCCGCGCGCGAGAGTTTCGCCAGGGCTGCAGACGAGACGTTCTCCGAGATGTCCTTGATCAGGTTGAGGCCATAGCGTTTGCGGTCTTCTGTCGCGTACGCGATGCCGTGGCTGATCGCCTCTCCGACCGATCGCGCCTGGATCTCTGTGCCGTTCTTGTAGATGCGCCCCGAGATCCGCGTGCCGTATGAGTGCCCGAAGACGCTCATGGCCAGCTCGGTTCGCCCGGCGCCCATGAGGCCGGCAAAGCCCACGATCTCTCCGGCGCGCACCGAGAAGGATGCTCCGTCGACAACCTTTCGGCTCGTGTCGACGGGGTGATACACGGTCCAGTCCTCGACGCGCAGCACTTCGTCCCCGATATCGGGATCGCGCGGCGGGAAGAGGTTGTTGAGATCGCGACCGACCATGGAGCGGATGATGCGGTTCTCTGTCGCGTCGGGCTCCGACATCGAGAACGATTCGATCGTCTTGCCGTCTCTGATGATCGTGACGCTGTCGGCAATGCGCTTAATCTCTCTGAGCTTGTGCGAGATGATGATGCTCGTGATGCCCTGGTCGCGCAGCTGCTCGATCAGACCCAGCAGGTGCGCCGAGTCTTCGTCGTTGAGGGCCGCTGTCGGCTCGTCGAGAATCAGCAGCTTCACGTTCTTCGAGAGCGCCTTCGCGATCTCCACGAGCTGCTGCTTGCCCACTCCCAGCTCGAGCACGGGCGTTGAGGGGTTCTCGCGCAGGCCGACGCGGGCGAGCAGCTTTGCCGCCTCGGCATTCGTCGAGTTCCAGTCGATGACGCCGCGCGTCTGCTGCTCGTTTCCGAGAAAGATATTCTCGGCGATGGAGAGGTAGGGGCTGAGGGCAAGCTCCTGGTGAATGATGACGATGCCGTCGCGCTCGCTGTCGTTGATGGAGCGGTAGCCGACGTCGTGGCCGTCGAACTGGATGCTGCCCGTGTACGTTCCGGCGGGGTACACACCGCTCAGCACCTTCATGAGCGTCGACTTTCCTGCGCCGTTCTCGCCGCAGATGCCGTGGACCTCGCCGCGGTGAACGTCGAGCGAGACGCCGTCGAGCGCCTTCACCTGACCGAACGAGATGGCGATGTCCGACATCGTCAGAATGCTTGATGACTGCATAGGGACTTCTTTCCGTGTCAAGGGAGAGGGAACGGATGCGGCCGGTGCGCGTGCACCGGCCGCATCACGATCACAGTCCGACGTCAGAGGCGTCGATGAAGCCCGAGTCGATCAGCTTCTCCTGGACATTCTCCTTCGTCACGACCTGCGGCTCGAGCAGGTACGAGGGAACGACCTTCTTTCCGTTGTCGTAGGTCTCGGTGTCGTTGACCTCGACCTCGTCGCCGGCGATGATCGCCATGATCATGTCGCGCACGGTGTCGCCGAGCTGGCGCGTGTCCTTCCAGACGGTCATGGACTGCTCGTCGTCGAGGATCGCCTTGACGTTTGCCTTGTCAGCATCCTGTCCCGTGATCAGCGGATAGTCCTCGCCCGGGGTGTAACCGGCGGACTTGAGCGATGCCTCGATGCCGATCGCGAGGCTGTCGTTCGGCGACAGCACGACGTCGACCTTCTCGTCGCCCGTGTAGAACGATGTCAGGCGGTTGTCCATCTCGGCCTGCGCCTTGTCAGACGCCCAGCCCTGGATGCCGATGGAGGCCCAGTCGTCGTTCGACTTCGGTGCCTTGCCGCTCGGAACCTCGAGCTGACCGTTCTCGACGTAGGGAAGAAGAACGTCCCATGCGCCCGAGAAGAAGAACTTCGCGTTGTTGTCGTCGGGGCTGCCCGCGAACGGCTCGAGGTTGAACGGGCCCTCGCCGTCGGCGAGACCCAGCTGCTCCTCGATGAACTCGCCCTGCAGCTGGCCCACGCGGTAGTTGTCGAACGTCGCGTAGTAGTCGACGTCTTCTGTGCCGTTGATCAGCCGGTCATACGAGATCACGACGGCGTCCTGCGTCTTCTTGGCCTCGCTCAGAACGGGAGAGAGAACTTCTCCGTCGATGGGAGCGACGACGAGAATCTTCGCGCCTCCGGCGATCTGGTTCTGAATCTGGCTGATCTGCTTGTTCGTCTTGTTGTCTGCGTACTGCAGGTCGACGGTGCAGCCTTCGTCCTTGAGGAGCTTCTCGAGGTGCTCGCCGTCGTTGATCCAGCGCTCGAGCGAACGCGTGGGCATCGAGATGCCGACGTTGCAGTCGACGGCGCCGCCTTCGGTCGAGCCTTCGGCCTCAGACGAGCATGCGGCGAGACCCGCAGCCATGAGTCCGACGGCCCCGAGGGCGAGGACCTTCTTGGTGATGGACATGTGTTGATTTCCTCTCTGAAATGCGATCACGTCGTCAGCCGCGCACGGGAGCAATTCGCGGTGCCTCTGCTCGCTTTCGATCCGTTGTTGCGGGGTCTGCATCGAACGCGGCTTTGTTGACGGAGAAAACATAGCCGAGATTCTTCGCTTTGTCTACGCCGCCAACAAAGAGAATCCGGTGCAGCTTCGGCGGATTGCAGGGTCAAACTCGCTCGAGAAGCGCAATCTGGCGTGAAAAACCTTTTGTTGCGTTACGCACCAAAGGCGCGTGCGTGATCTTCGAAACTGCACGGGTGAGCGACGGCGGCCCGACGTCGGCCGTGGGTGGGGGCGGACGCCGGACGGTCCTGCTTCGCAGCGGGGCTTTTGCGAACAGCATCCGTGCTCTAATATGTTGTGTAGATCGACAAATCATCGATGGTGCTGACACAGACGGAGTTTTTCATGAGCCTCACCCCCACACGCGACGACAAGTTCTCGTTCGGACTCTGGACGATCGGATACAACGGAACCGACCCCTTCGGCGGCCCGACCCGCGCTCCCCTCGACGTTGTTCACGGCGTCGAGAAGCTCAGCGAGCTGGGTGCGTACGGGCTCACCTTCCACGACGATGACCTCTTCGCCTTCGGGTCGACCGACGCCGAGCGCCAGACGCAGATCGACCGCCTCAAGCAGGCCCTCGCCGACACCGGAATCGTCGTTCCAATGGTCACGACGAACCTGTTCTCGGCTCCCGTCTTCAAAGATGGCGGCTTCACCTCAAACGATCGCGCCGTGCGCCGCTTCGCCCTGCGCAAAGTGCTGCGCAACATTGACCTCGCTGCCGAACTGGGCGCGAAGACGTTCGTCATGTGGGGCGGCCGCGAGGGCGCAGAGTACGACACCGCGAAAGACGTTCAGGCCGCCCTCGAGCGCTACCGCGAGGCCGTCAACCTGCTCGGTCAGTACGTGACCGACAAGGGGTACGACATCCGCTTCGCCATCGAGCCCAAGCCGAACGAGCCCCGCGGTGACATTCTGCTGCCGACGCTCGGCCACGCACTCGCATTCATCGAGACGCTTGAGCGCCCAGAGCTCGTCGGCATCAACCCCGAGGTCGGCCACGAGCAGATGGCGGGCCTCAACATGACAGCGGGCATCGCGCAGGCGCTGTACCAGGGCAAGCTGTTCCACATCGACCTCAACGGCCAGCGCGGCATCAAGTACGACCAGGACCTCGTGTTCGGCCACGGCGACCTGCAGAACGCGTTCTCGCTCGTCGACCTGCTCGAGAACGGCGGCCCGAACGGTGGCCCCGCGTACGACGGGCCGCGCCACTTCGACTACAAGCCGAGCCGCACAGAAGACGAGTCGGGCGTGTGGGAATCGGCCGCCGCGAACATGCGCACGTACCTGCTGCTCAAGGAGCGCGCTGCAGCGTTCCGCGCCGATCCCGAGGTGCAGGAGGCGCTGAAGGCCGCACGCGTCGACGAACTGTCGACGCCGACGCTGGGCGACGGCGAGAGCTACGACGCCCTGCTCGCGGACCGCACGTCGTTCGAGGACTTCAACGCCGACGCCTACTTCAACGGCAAGGGTTTCGGCTTCGTGAAACTGCAGCAGCTGATGGTCGAGCACCTCATGGGCGCCCGCGGCTAGCAGCATCCGATGTGTCGTGCGCGACCGTTCCCAGGCGAGCGAGCGGAGCGGTCGCGCGCGGCATCCACTTGTCACGAGAGGCACACACATGGCGCTGGTCGCGGGAGTCGATTCGTCGACGCAGAGTTGCAAGATCGTCATTCGGGATGCTGCGACGGGCGCCGTCGTGCGCCGGGGTCGCGCCTCGCACCCCGAGGGAACAGAAGTCGCACCCGCCGCGTGGTGGACGGCGCTGCGCGAGGCCATCGCCGACGGCGGCGGACTCGCGGATGTGTCGGCGATCTCGGTCGCCGGTCAGCAGCACGGAATGGTCGCGCTCGACGCCGAGGGAAACGTGATTCGCGATGCGCTGCTGTGGAACGACACGCGCAGCGCCGACGCCGCTCGCGACCTCATCGCCGAGGTCGGTGCCGAGGAATACGCGCGTCGGGTCGGCGTCGTTCCCGTCGCCTCGTTCACCGCGTCGAAGCTGCGCTGGCTGCGCGATGCCGAGCCGGAGAACGCACGTCGTGTTGCCGCGGTCGCGCTGCCGCACGACTGGCTGACGTGGCGGCTGCGCGGATACGGTCCCGCCGGAGACTCCCCCCTCGGCCCCGATCTCAGTCAGCTGACAACGGATCGCTCCGATGCCTCGGGAACCGCGTACTGGTCAGCCGAGCGCGGTGAATACGACACGGAGCTCTTCGAGCTCGCTCTCGGCCACAGCGCTGTTCTGCCCCGCGTCCTCGCCCCCGGAGAGACGGCGGGCACGACTCCCGAGGGCGTCGTCGTGGGAGCGGGCGCCGGCGACAACGCCGGCGCCGCGCTTGGCCTGGGCGCGGTATCGGGAGACGTCATTGTCTCGATCGGCACCTCGGGGACCGTCTTCGCGGTCACCGACACACCGGCGCGCGATGCCTCCGGCACCGTCGCAGGTTTCGCGTCCGCGGACGGCGCGTACCTTCCGCTCATCGCAACCCTCAACGCCGCGCGGATTCTCGACGCGGTCGCGCGGCTGCTCGACGTCGACCACGCCGCGCTCGGCGAACTCGCACTCGACGCCGAACCTGGCGCGAACGGGCTCGTGCTCCAGCCCTACTTCGAAGGCGAGCGCACGCCCAACCTGCCGAATGCCACGGCGACGCTCTTCGGCATGACGCTGAGTTCGGCCACCCGCCCGAACCTCGCTCGCGCCGCCGTCGAAGGTCTCCTCTGCGGACTCGCCGACGGCCTCGATGCAGTGCGCAGCCAAGGCGTCGACTCCGGCCGCATCCTCATGGTCGGCGGCGCTGCGCAGAACCCCGCCGTGCAGCAGATCGCCGCGCAGGTCTTCGATGTCCCCGTCGTCGTGCCCGAACCAGGCGAGTACGTCGCCGACGGGGCTGCCGCGCAGGCGGCATGGGCTCTTGCGGGCGAGCGCCCCTCGTGGCCTGTCTCGATCAGCGCGACGCCCGCTCCCGACCACCGCGGCGTGATCAGAAAGCAGTACGCCGAACGCGCCTGATTCACGACCCCGCATCGTGGCTTGGTAACGTTTCCTCACGCACTGTTCCGAGGAGAGCGATGGCGCCCGACACGCACAGGGGTCGCAGTGGCCCGACACACCCGACGATGAAGCACGTCGCCGCGCTTGCCGGGGTCGGGCTCTCCACCGTGTCCCGCGTCGTCAACGGCGACCCCCATGTCAGCGCCGCGAAAAGCGCTGCCGTGCACCGGGCGATCGACGAGCTGGGCTACCGCCGCAACGAGTCAGCCAGGCAGTTCCGCACGGGGGCCACCGAGACCGTCGGTCTTGTGATCGAAGACGTGACGGACCCGTTCTTCTCGCAGCTCACGCAGTCCGTCGAAGATGTCGCGCGGGATCGCGGCTCAATGCTCCTTGTCGCTTCTTACCGGCGCGAGAACGACCGCGCACGCCAGATCGTCAACTCTCTCAGCGCGCGTCGCCTCGAGGGCATCGTCGTCACCCCATCGGAACGCGGTGACGTGAGCTACTACGCCACGGCTCTCGACTCCGGGCTGCAGATGGTTTTCGTCGATCGTCCTGCCCCCGGCGACATTGCGGATGCTGTCATCAGCGACAACCGCGCGAGCAGCCGTGACGGTGTCGCGCACTTGATCGCGCAAGGGCATCGTCGAATCGCGTGTCTCACCGACCGGGCGCACCTGTACACCGTCGTCGAGCGCCTCGGCGGCTACCGCGAAGCCCTCACGGCCGCCGGAATCACGTACGATCCCGCGCTCGTGCACTCCTCCGTGCCCGAAGACGGACAGCATCGTGTCGCGCTCGCACGGATGCTGGATTCGGGCGATCCACCCACGGCCATCTTCACGTGCAACAACCGCGCGACCCTCAGTGTGCTCGGCGCTCTCAGGCATCGCCCCGAGACGCCGGCGCTTCTGGGCTTCGACGACTTCGAGCTCGCCGAATCGCTCACCCCGGGGCTCTCGGTGATCGCCCAGGACCCGTTCGCCATGGGGCGCATCGCAACCGAGCAGCTGTTCCAGCGCATCGACGGGTACCGGGGCCCTGCGCGCACGACGCTCCTGCCCGCGACGCTGCGCGCTCGCGGCTCGGCCGAGCGGGGCCCCGAGCACTGAGTTGCGCCGCCGCAAACAGTAGGGCCGACATCACGATTCAGTAATCACCTGCCCGCTCGACTTGCGTTTGGCAACGTTTTCAGATTTGAATATGAGAAACCGAAGAACTCGGCTTTGCACAGTTCCAATGGAGGAAGCACCATGCGCAAGAGGATGTCCATTCTGGCCGGCGCGCTCGCCGTCGGCCTCGCACTCACGGGGTGCTCGTCAGGAGGATCCGGAGGATCCGACCCAGACAACCCCGACCAGGTCGAGGTCTTCACCTGGTGGGCCTCCGGCTCAGAGAAAGCCGGACTCGACGCTCTCGTCGAAGAGTTCAACTCCCAGTACCCCGACATCGAGTTCATCAACGCAGCGGTCGCGGGCGGCGCCGGATCGAACGCCAAGGCCGCGCTCGCGTCACGCCTCGAGTCGGGCAACCCGCCCGACACGTTCCAAGCGCACGCCGGTGCCGAGCTGTCCGACTACATCGCCGCAGAGCAGATCCAGGACCTCAGTAATCTGTACGACGAGCTCGGCCTGAAAGACGTGTTCCCGGCAGATCTCATTGAGCGACTAACGGTCGACGGAAAGATCTACTCGGTTCCGAGCAACATCCACCGTGCCAACGTCACGTGGGTGAACACCGAGGTGCTCGAGAGCGCCGGAATCGACCCGATGAAGGCTCCGGAGTCGATCGATGCCTGGATCAGCGACCTCCAGAAGGTCAAGGACTCCGGCGTTGACGCTCCCCTGGCCATCGGCACCGAGTGGACGCAGATGCAGTTGCTCGAGAACGTGCTCATCGCAGACCTGGGCGCAGAGGGATACGCGGGCCTCTGGGACGGCTCGACGGCGTGGGACAGCGATGGCGTGAAGACGGCCGTCGACCACTACGACCAGCTCATGAACTTCGTCAACCAGGACTACGCGGGACTCGACTGGGATGCCGCATCGCAGATCGTCATCGACGGCAACGCTGCGTACAACGTCATGGGCGACTGGGCTGAAGCTGCTTTCACCCAGGCCGGGCAGACCTGGGGCACCGAGTACACGACGTGGCCGACGCCAGGCACCGACGGCGTCTTCGACTTCCTCGCCGACTCGTTCACGCTGCCCGTCGGCGCGCCGCACGAAGAAGCAGCAACGGACTGGCTGACCACCATCAGCTCGGCTGAGGGCCAGAAGGCGTTCAACACGGTGAAGGGCTCGATCCCCGCTCGCACCGACGCCGACCCGGCCGACTACGGCGAGTACCAGCAGAGCGCCATGGAGTCGTTCGCGAACGACACCATCGTGAGCTCGCTCGCACACGGTGCGGCAGCGCCGATCGCTTGGTCGAGCGACATCTCATCCGCCGTCGGCAAGTTCGGTTCTGACCGAGACAAGGATGCCCTGATCCAGGCGCTCGTCGCAGCGGCTGAATCAGCGCTGTCCTGAACAACCTGACCCACGAGGCCCGGCTGCGTCACCGCATCCGGGCCTCGTGACTGAGGAGAACAACAACCGTGCGCAAAGGCATACGCAACTGGGGACCGCCGCTTCTGCTGCTGGCCCCCAGCCTCGTCCTCGTCGCGATCTTCGTCTACGGGCTGATCATCGCGAACATCCAGGTGTCGATGACCGACCGCCATTCCCTCGCGGCGGAGGGCGCGTTCGTCGGTTTCGAGAACTACATCACGCTGCTCACCGAGGGCCGCTTCCTGCACTCGCTGCTGAATCTCGTGGTCTTCACTGTCGTCTTCATCGCCGGCACCATGATCTTCGGGTTCATCTGGGCCTGGCTTCTCGACAAGGGCGTCAAGGCCGAGGGCGTCTTCCGCTCGGTCTACCTCTTCCCCATGGCCGTCTCCTTCGTCGCATCCGGTGTCGTCTGGCGCTGGCTCCTCAACAGCGCCGAGGGTGACAGAGCGTCAGGGCTCAACAGGATGCTGCAGGCCGTCGGTCTCGACTTTCTGCAGAACTCGTGGTGGAACGAGCCGGTCTGGGGCATGGCCGCCATCGCCATGCCCGCGATCTGGCAGCTCTCCGGCTACATCATGGCCCTGTTCCTCGCCGGGTTCCGCGGCATCCCCGACGAGCTCCGGGAGGCAGCGCGCATGGACGGCGCGAGCGAATGGAAGCTGTATCGGCACGTGATCTTCCCGCAGCTGAGTCCCATCGCCCTCTCGGCGCTCATCATCGTGAGCCACATGTCGCTCAAGGTCTTCGACCTCATCATGGCCGTGACAAAGGCGATCTACCAGACCGAGGTCCCGGCGACCTACATGTGGATCGCGCTGACCTCGAACGACTACGCGAAGGCATCCGCGATCGCCACCGTGCTCCTTGTCATCGCGTCTCTGTTCATCATTCCGTACCTGATTCACACGATGCGTGAAGAGAAGAGGTCGTCATGAGCCAGGCAACCCAGACGGACCTCTCCAGCGGCGTCTCCACGCGAAAGATGGCTGGCGGCGCTCCGCAGCAGAAGGGCCCTCGGTTCGTTCTCGGCCGCACGGCCAAGTACGTGATCCTGATCGCCTTCGTCATCGTCGTGCTCATGCCGGTGTACGTGCTCCTGGTCACGAGCTTCAAGCCGCCCGCCGATGTCAATCCCGAGTCGTCCTGGGGCCTTCCGCTTCGCTGGCCGTGGGAGTCCGTCAACGGCGGGCCGACAGGGTTCGATAACTGGGTGACGGCGTGGGACGCCCTTGCTCCCGCGCTCGGCCGCACCTTCCTGCTCGCGATCCCTGCGGCTCTCATTGCGGCGATGCTCGGGTCCATGAACGGCTTCGTTCTGTCCCGCTGGCGTTTTCCCCACGCGAGCCTCGTGTTCACGCTGATCCTGTTCGGCATGTTCATTCCGTACCAGGCCGTGCTGACGCCGCTCGTCGAGATGAAGACAACGCTCGGCATGCCCAGCAACATCTTGACCCTTCTGATCGTGCACGTCATTTACGGTCTGCCGATCTGCACGCTCATCTTCCGCAACTACTACGAGGGCGTTCCGATCGAGCTCATGGAGGCCTCGAGAATGGATGGGGCGGGGATGCTGCGCAGCTATGCGTCGATCATCCTGCCGCTGTCGCTCCCGGGCTTCGTCGTCACGATCATCTGGCAGTTCACGAGTGCGTGGAACGACTACCTGTTCGCACTGTTCCTGACCGATGTTCAGGGCGGACCCGTGTCGCTCGCCCTGAACAACCTCGCGCAGGGAGCTCAGCTCGCCAACTACGGAGCCGCGATGGCGGGAGCGCTCATCGCATCGTTCCCGACGCTTGTCGTCTATATCATCCTCGGCAAGTACTTCATCGGCGGTCTCATGAGCGGCTCTGTGAAGAGCTGACGCACAAGCACATGCTGAGGGCCCCGCTTCCAACGAAGCGGGGCCCTC
This DNA window, taken from Paramicrobacterium agarici, encodes the following:
- a CDS encoding carbohydrate ABC transporter permease, which produces MRKGIRNWGPPLLLLAPSLVLVAIFVYGLIIANIQVSMTDRHSLAAEGAFVGFENYITLLTEGRFLHSLLNLVVFTVVFIAGTMIFGFIWAWLLDKGVKAEGVFRSVYLFPMAVSFVASGVVWRWLLNSAEGDRASGLNRMLQAVGLDFLQNSWWNEPVWGMAAIAMPAIWQLSGYIMALFLAGFRGIPDELREAARMDGASEWKLYRHVIFPQLSPIALSALIIVSHMSLKVFDLIMAVTKAIYQTEVPATYMWIALTSNDYAKASAIATVLLVIASLFIIPYLIHTMREEKRSS
- a CDS encoding carbohydrate ABC transporter permease is translated as MSQATQTDLSSGVSTRKMAGGAPQQKGPRFVLGRTAKYVILIAFVIVVLMPVYVLLVTSFKPPADVNPESSWGLPLRWPWESVNGGPTGFDNWVTAWDALAPALGRTFLLAIPAALIAAMLGSMNGFVLSRWRFPHASLVFTLILFGMFIPYQAVLTPLVEMKTTLGMPSNILTLLIVHVIYGLPICTLIFRNYYEGVPIELMEASRMDGAGMLRSYASIILPLSLPGFVVTIIWQFTSAWNDYLFALFLTDVQGGPVSLALNNLAQGAQLANYGAAMAGALIASFPTLVVYIILGKYFIGGLMSGSVKS